In Candidatus Kryptobacter tengchongensis, a genomic segment contains:
- a CDS encoding AraC-type DNA-binding protein: MLLNKRNLEKVIRENISNQNFGVIEVASYFNVSVSYLYDFIAENYGITLHKLIETFRLEKAIKLISEGVNFKNVCKECGYYRIRTFRGAFKRRLGISPLEFKRKLDENFGVKEKLVQDYLKILWGG; this comes from the coding sequence ATGCTTCTTAATAAGAGAAATCTGGAAAAAGTCATTCGGGAGAATATTTCAAATCAGAATTTCGGTGTAATTGAGGTAGCGAGTTATTTCAATGTCTCAGTTTCATATTTATATGATTTCATTGCTGAAAATTACGGAATAACTTTGCATAAACTCATTGAAACATTTCGCCTTGAAAAAGCGATAAAGTTAATTTCGGAGGGAGTTAATTTTAAAAATGTTTGTAAAGAATGTGGCTATTATAGAATTAGAACTTTTAGAGGTGCTTTTAAAAGGAGATTGGGTATTTCACCGTTAGAGTTTAAAAGAAAGTTGGATGAGAATTTTGGAGTTAAGGAAAAATTGGTTCAGGATTATTTGAAAATTTTATGGGGGGGGTGA
- a CDS encoding RND family efflux transporter, MFP subunit produces the protein MVGKISLKRFLIFVGIFIICGVILTLGLILSGGSDEEIATLKEVETGEIIFPVKVDVARKGDLIQWISAGGLAKPAREIDIIPRVSGQIVNLNVYNGKFITEGELILKIDDTEFKMALKQAENNLLDARVEYNLMKLGIVPGSVNPERFRREIDSLRVIYEDMKKKFEMGQISEVELERVKRDYEALLVYSDVNREDVIANKSGLNRALIEFERAKLNLSYTEIKAPFSGYIADCELTPGGYVTAGQKCMKLVDISKVRIISELTEMQVAKISPGNIAEVEFVAYPGKIFKGKVVEINPYIDIERRLGKVIIEVENPEHKIKPGMFGTVRIQSEVYKNVLIIPRRAVVMRDNRPVVFVYQGDGKDQGRSKWFYVELGRENEQFYEIKSGISPGDTIIVEGNYNLAHDSKVRIIK, from the coding sequence ATGGTGGGAAAAATTTCACTTAAGAGGTTTTTAATCTTCGTCGGCATCTTCATAATTTGTGGTGTGATCTTAACTTTGGGATTAATTTTATCTGGGGGTAGTGATGAGGAAATTGCGACTTTAAAAGAAGTAGAAACGGGTGAAATAATTTTTCCAGTTAAAGTTGATGTTGCAAGGAAGGGTGACCTAATACAGTGGATAAGCGCAGGTGGTTTAGCAAAACCAGCCCGTGAGATTGATATAATCCCAAGAGTTAGCGGTCAAATTGTTAACTTAAATGTTTATAATGGCAAGTTTATTACGGAAGGGGAATTAATTTTAAAGATTGATGATACGGAGTTTAAGATGGCATTAAAACAGGCGGAGAATAATTTGCTTGATGCGAGAGTTGAGTATAACCTTATGAAGTTAGGTATTGTCCCGGGGAGTGTGAATCCTGAAAGATTTAGAAGGGAAATTGACAGTTTGAGGGTTATTTATGAAGATATGAAGAAAAAGTTTGAAATGGGGCAAATAAGTGAAGTAGAACTTGAGAGGGTTAAAAGAGATTACGAAGCTTTGCTTGTTTATAGCGATGTGAACAGAGAGGATGTGATCGCAAATAAAAGTGGTTTAAATAGAGCCCTGATTGAATTTGAAAGGGCGAAATTAAATTTAAGCTATACGGAGATAAAAGCTCCATTTTCGGGATATATAGCTGATTGCGAATTGACGCCCGGGGGTTATGTCACAGCCGGGCAAAAATGTATGAAGCTTGTTGATATATCAAAAGTTAGAATAATCTCTGAGTTAACAGAAATGCAGGTGGCAAAGATTAGCCCTGGAAATATAGCTGAGGTGGAATTCGTTGCTTATCCCGGGAAGATTTTCAAAGGTAAAGTTGTTGAAATAAACCCTTATATTGATATTGAAAGACGGCTTGGAAAAGTTATAATAGAAGTTGAAAATCCCGAGCATAAAATAAAACCTGGCATGTTCGGAACAGTGAGAATTCAGAGCGAAGTTTATAAAAATGTCTTGATCATCCCAAGACGGGCAGTTGTTATGCGGGATAACAGACCAGTTGTGTTTGTTTATCAAGGCGATGGCAAAGATCAAGGACGCTCTAAATGGTTTTATGTTGAACTTGGTCGTGAAAATGAGCAATTTTACGAGATAAAAAGTGGGATAAGCCCCGGGGATACTATAATCGTTGAGGGAAACTATAACCTCGCACACGATTCAAAAGTCAGAATCATAAAATGA
- a CDS encoding Multidrug efflux pump subunit AcrB — MIEKILKRPVTVLMFYFTLLVLMFFSFTQIAIEITPEVDFPRLYVVTNWYGVSAELVERFITTKIEEVAVTVNGVKKVSSRTREGNSWVEIEFQKNVDIDFARLELSEKLASIYRTFPEGAGYPQIQKYVPSEFEELQGFMSLSIYGDAEITTIQKIVDEIIKPSLLGIKGVANVRVFGGVKREILINVDEEKLKNFKVSVSELIKMLDEYQIYSLAGYVDDGNVRHFIYTGNYFNDVDEIRNIKIANKQGIYVKLSDFANVSDTISEPINYLRINGMPSLSLEIDKEPGINMIKVANLVDEKINELEDLISSRYGLKIGIEKVYDRSKDIKIEIRELASKAFISAGFIILILVLFLRNIISSFIVFLAVIFSISGAIVFLYATGIGLNIITLSALALSFGIVIDNSTVIFENIQRYFEERREFGVEIILTAVNEMRLPVIAASVTTVGALIPVFLLPENLKPYFIQFAITAGFVIIFSLLVSLTFVPIASLKVLNRVKPKNKTWILKFLSDIYTKILRWNLHHKWLVLSLIILLFGLPVWMLPEKIEIKEGKDSFKIFGRKISLVKIAGLYNKIFSSEFYSSVRPYIDHILGGTSHLFFKYVYKGELWRWGAETYIVVSIMAPQGTEISRVDEFVRKIEKQLEKNLNYIEKFTSWISSRYATIRVDFNDKIAMTSIPYIIKENLVSLCAQTSGFTTSVYGFGPGFYSGGELAPSFSIQILGYNYDVVKQIAQNIGEILSQNPRVSDIELDRVPWMSKEYEIVASIDREKLGKYGINLGELIYFIAGKLRMSLGNFDVKIQNQKVGLKINISKSGSMDTGIDVRDLLESDFVIRDRSIKLGDVLKVEFVPTMPEIRRENQQYTRYVTFNFKGPYHYGNKFTDAVIKSVKIPPGYEVKRPEYLFSFGEREKIPLILIAIVSVCLVFMITASLYESFKKPFVIILSVPMSLIGLFAVFYLFDVNFGRGGYAGLILLIGLSVNNGIILVDKMANSISKSGVKVKDLVYDDILISASFSRVRPILITNFTTIAGFIPFVFTKNIYSLWYPFAIAVSGGLLFSMLITLFVIPVFYKIIVK; from the coding sequence ATGATTGAGAAAATTTTAAAAAGACCTGTTACCGTCTTGATGTTTTATTTTACGCTTTTGGTCTTAATGTTTTTCTCATTTACTCAAATTGCAATTGAGATAACCCCCGAGGTTGATTTCCCAAGGCTTTATGTTGTCACAAATTGGTATGGTGTTTCCGCTGAATTGGTTGAAAGATTTATCACCACTAAGATTGAAGAAGTTGCGGTAACGGTCAATGGTGTGAAGAAAGTTTCATCAAGAACTCGGGAGGGGAATTCGTGGGTTGAAATTGAGTTTCAGAAAAATGTTGACATTGATTTCGCACGGCTTGAGCTATCTGAAAAGCTTGCCTCTATTTACAGAACTTTTCCTGAAGGAGCTGGATATCCACAAATTCAAAAATATGTGCCATCGGAGTTTGAAGAGCTTCAGGGGTTTATGAGCCTCAGCATTTATGGTGATGCTGAAATTACAACAATTCAAAAGATAGTTGATGAAATAATTAAACCTTCGCTTTTGGGGATAAAGGGTGTTGCAAATGTGAGAGTATTTGGAGGAGTTAAAAGGGAAATTTTGATAAATGTTGATGAAGAAAAGCTAAAAAATTTTAAAGTCAGCGTATCTGAACTTATAAAAATGTTAGATGAATATCAAATTTACAGCCTTGCTGGCTATGTTGACGATGGGAATGTTAGACACTTCATTTACACCGGGAATTATTTCAACGATGTTGATGAAATTAGAAATATCAAAATTGCAAATAAACAAGGGATTTATGTAAAACTTTCTGACTTTGCAAATGTTTCCGATACAATATCTGAACCCATCAATTATTTAAGGATAAATGGAATGCCTTCTTTGAGCCTTGAGATTGACAAAGAGCCTGGAATAAATATGATAAAAGTTGCGAACTTAGTTGATGAGAAAATTAATGAGTTAGAAGATTTAATAAGCTCAAGATACGGTTTAAAAATTGGAATTGAAAAGGTTTACGATAGAAGCAAGGATATAAAGATAGAGATAAGAGAGCTTGCAAGTAAAGCTTTTATCTCCGCTGGATTTATTATTTTAATTCTTGTTTTGTTTTTGCGGAACATCATTTCGTCGTTTATTGTCTTTCTCGCGGTTATTTTTTCTATCTCAGGTGCGATTGTGTTTTTATATGCCACTGGAATTGGGCTTAACATAATAACTCTTTCGGCGCTGGCTTTATCTTTTGGGATAGTAATTGATAATTCAACTGTGATTTTTGAAAACATACAAAGATACTTTGAGGAGCGGAGAGAATTTGGTGTTGAGATCATCCTTACAGCGGTTAATGAAATGAGATTGCCTGTTATCGCAGCTTCGGTTACAACAGTTGGTGCCCTTATACCTGTTTTCCTGCTTCCTGAAAATTTGAAGCCATACTTTATTCAGTTTGCAATTACTGCTGGTTTTGTTATTATTTTTTCTCTCTTGGTCTCGTTGACTTTTGTACCAATTGCTTCGCTCAAGGTTTTAAACAGGGTTAAGCCGAAGAACAAAACTTGGATTTTGAAGTTTCTTTCAGATATTTATACGAAAATTTTGCGCTGGAATTTACATCATAAATGGCTTGTCCTTTCTTTGATTATCTTGCTTTTCGGTTTGCCTGTGTGGATGTTGCCAGAAAAAATTGAGATAAAGGAGGGTAAAGATAGCTTTAAAATTTTTGGGCGGAAAATTTCACTTGTTAAAATCGCAGGACTTTACAATAAGATTTTTTCAAGTGAATTTTATAGCAGTGTTAGACCTTATATTGACCATATACTTGGGGGGACATCACATCTTTTTTTCAAGTATGTTTACAAAGGCGAGTTGTGGAGATGGGGTGCCGAGACATACATAGTGGTTAGCATAATGGCACCTCAAGGCACAGAGATTTCAAGAGTTGATGAGTTTGTTAGAAAAATTGAAAAACAATTAGAAAAAAACCTTAATTACATAGAAAAGTTCACCTCTTGGATATCCAGTAGATACGCCACTATAAGGGTTGATTTCAACGATAAAATTGCGATGACATCAATACCCTATATAATCAAGGAAAATTTGGTTTCGTTATGTGCTCAAACAAGTGGATTTACGACATCTGTTTACGGATTTGGACCCGGTTTTTATTCAGGCGGAGAGCTTGCACCAAGTTTTTCAATTCAAATTCTTGGTTACAATTATGATGTCGTAAAACAAATAGCGCAGAACATAGGTGAAATCCTTTCACAAAATCCAAGGGTTTCGGATATTGAACTTGATAGAGTGCCATGGATGTCAAAGGAATATGAAATCGTTGCTTCCATTGATAGAGAAAAGCTCGGCAAATACGGAATTAATCTTGGTGAGTTGATTTATTTTATCGCTGGGAAATTAAGAATGTCGCTTGGAAATTTTGATGTGAAGATACAGAATCAAAAGGTTGGATTGAAAATCAACATTTCAAAATCGGGAAGTATGGATACCGGAATTGATGTAAGAGATCTTTTAGAATCTGATTTCGTGATAAGAGATAGAAGTATAAAATTAGGTGATGTTTTAAAAGTTGAGTTTGTCCCGACGATGCCAGAAATACGCCGTGAAAATCAACAATATACAAGATATGTGACCTTTAACTTCAAAGGTCCTTATCATTACGGAAATAAATTTACAGATGCTGTTATAAAAAGTGTTAAAATTCCTCCTGGATATGAGGTGAAAAGACCTGAGTATTTATTTTCATTTGGTGAAAGGGAGAAAATACCACTGATATTAATTGCAATTGTCTCCGTTTGCCTTGTTTTTATGATCACCGCCTCGCTTTATGAATCTTTTAAGAAGCCATTTGTCATAATATTATCTGTTCCTATGTCTCTAATAGGTTTATTTGCTGTGTTTTACCTTTTTGATGTTAATTTCGGTAGAGGCGGGTATGCAGGTCTTATACTTTTAATAGGTCTATCTGTTAATAATGGAATAATTCTTGTTGATAAGATGGCAAATTCAATTTCAAAATCAGGTGTTAAGGTTAAAGATTTAGTTTATGACGATATTCTGATATCGGCTTCTTTTAGCAGGGTTAGACCAATTTTGATAACAAATTTTACGACGATAGCTGGATTTATACCATTTGTTTTTACAAAGAATATATATTCACTCTGGTATCCGTTTGCTATTGCTGTTTCGGGTGGGCTTTTGTTTTCAATGTTAATTACTCTCTTCGTCATCCCGGTATTTTACAAAATTATCGTTAAATAA
- a CDS encoding hydrophobic/amphiphilic exporter-1, HAE1 family, with the protein MSLTEISVNRPITVAMFFVGIAVLGSIALFYISVDFLPPIQIPELLVQTIYPGASSEEVEKQVTEPIESILGTVEGVKKVTSISREGLSLVRLQFYWGTDIDYAMLEVREKLDAVRQSLPEDAGRPTIVKIDPSSESIITIALTYLNRDVSKEEIADLKEFAEALVKRRLEQIEGVSQAVVAGGYSKEILVIVDVEKMKSFNLNFDDIANALKNSNISIAGGTIKQGSFRYPFRVASEFQSLKDIETVVIKKGQGADVRLFEVAKVVEGFSERQGLTRLNGNETILIFVKKEAFANTVKVSEKVSKVISELVRDYPEIKIETVFDHAEFIKKSISDIEQAIFWGALLAFLVLFLFLRDWRYPMIIGMVTPFSILATVMMMYLAGINFNIISLTGLALGIGMIGDNAVIIVENFTRLREQGLSVKDAILKGAREINLAVSAATFTNVAIFLPVVLVKGIAQKLFLDMGLTMTFSLISSLVVAVMLVPSLLLRLKDKKEEAKIKENFLIKIYEKFLASYLFILRWMLRNKVVVLVVVVVLTLISLFVAFLIKAEQAPDIDQSRFMVEINMPYGSTLEAISDVVGIVERELLSMNEIQAVVSDIGISSQEDYFSILFASLNKAKIYVKIKPEYKVDDVIHKVRSYFDRSGLIKTLNSLGAEISLQRRGTTFERILQTAEDDIAIKIAWKGFVNLSFDSLLFIAKDISEKIEKIPNIADIKIIPGPGNPQVKILVDKSIIEKYGISSSEVVSEVTSYLRGKVATYISRFNERIPIRIISDKSGDENALFSLLNYSLRANNLKISPSVPVQSIVKIEKKQGLSEIYHENGTRVALVSANSKGGNIFAVNKQISDMLKDIELKYPGVSIKTGGKIEEIYESYRNLLIIILLSIFIVYMILASEYESVVYPFVILLTSPLALVGAFIAMYLAGQSYNVMSIVGLVIMLGAIDNDAVIAVDLIISNRRNGMSLEDSIIDGMKKRFRPIVMTTITTILGIIPLLVGFGKGLELAVAISYPVIGGLIASTVFTLFIIPVVYTYFDRFSLKGR; encoded by the coding sequence ATGTCTCTGACCGAGATTTCGGTAAATCGCCCTATTACGGTAGCGATGTTTTTCGTTGGGATTGCTGTGCTTGGTTCAATTGCTTTATTTTACATAAGTGTTGATTTTCTCCCACCTATACAAATTCCCGAGCTTCTTGTTCAAACAATATATCCGGGAGCTTCATCTGAGGAGGTGGAAAAGCAGGTAACGGAGCCAATTGAATCAATTCTTGGAACAGTTGAGGGTGTTAAGAAAGTCACTTCAATTTCACGTGAGGGGCTTTCGCTTGTTCGTTTGCAGTTTTACTGGGGAACAGATATTGATTATGCAATGCTTGAGGTAAGGGAAAAACTTGATGCTGTAAGACAATCTTTACCAGAAGATGCGGGGAGACCCACAATTGTTAAAATTGATCCTTCGTCTGAATCAATAATAACCATTGCTTTGACTTATTTGAACAGAGATGTATCAAAGGAAGAGATTGCGGATTTGAAGGAGTTTGCAGAAGCTCTTGTGAAGAGAAGACTTGAACAAATTGAGGGGGTTTCTCAAGCGGTTGTGGCTGGTGGATATAGTAAGGAAATTTTGGTTATCGTTGATGTTGAAAAAATGAAATCGTTCAATTTGAACTTTGATGATATTGCGAACGCATTGAAAAATTCAAATATAAGTATTGCTGGTGGAACGATAAAACAAGGAAGTTTTAGATATCCGTTCCGTGTTGCTTCTGAATTCCAAAGCCTAAAAGATATTGAAACTGTTGTTATTAAAAAAGGTCAGGGCGCTGATGTTCGCTTATTTGAAGTAGCAAAGGTTGTTGAAGGTTTTTCGGAAAGGCAAGGGTTGACGAGATTGAATGGGAATGAAACAATTCTAATTTTTGTGAAAAAGGAAGCGTTCGCAAATACGGTAAAAGTAAGTGAAAAAGTGTCCAAAGTTATATCCGAGCTTGTTAGGGATTATCCTGAAATTAAAATTGAGACTGTTTTTGATCATGCGGAATTTATAAAGAAGTCAATTTCTGATATTGAGCAAGCGATTTTCTGGGGAGCTTTGCTTGCTTTTCTCGTGCTTTTCCTGTTCCTGCGTGATTGGAGATATCCAATGATAATTGGAATGGTTACCCCGTTTTCAATTCTTGCCACGGTTATGATGATGTATCTTGCAGGAATAAATTTCAACATAATTTCGCTCACTGGGCTTGCGCTTGGGATCGGGATGATCGGGGATAATGCGGTGATCATAGTTGAAAATTTCACAAGATTAAGGGAACAGGGGTTAAGTGTTAAAGATGCAATTTTAAAAGGTGCAAGGGAGATAAATCTTGCCGTTTCAGCAGCGACATTTACAAATGTTGCCATATTTTTGCCTGTTGTTCTGGTCAAAGGGATCGCTCAAAAGCTTTTCCTTGACATGGGACTTACGATGACCTTCTCACTTATATCTTCTCTTGTTGTCGCAGTGATGCTGGTTCCCTCTCTTCTTTTAAGATTAAAAGACAAAAAAGAGGAAGCCAAGATTAAAGAGAATTTCCTTATCAAGATTTATGAAAAGTTTTTGGCTTCATATCTATTCATCTTAAGGTGGATGTTAAGAAATAAAGTGGTGGTTTTGGTTGTAGTGGTGGTTTTAACTTTAATTTCGCTTTTCGTAGCCTTTCTCATCAAGGCTGAACAAGCCCCAGATATTGACCAAAGCCGATTTATGGTAGAAATAAACATGCCCTATGGCTCAACCCTTGAAGCTATTTCAGATGTTGTCGGGATAGTTGAAAGGGAATTGTTAAGCATGAACGAAATTCAGGCTGTTGTTTCGGATATCGGCATTTCTTCACAGGAGGATTATTTTAGCATTTTGTTTGCAAGTTTAAATAAAGCTAAGATCTATGTGAAAATAAAACCTGAATACAAAGTTGATGATGTTATACATAAGGTTCGTTCTTATTTTGATAGAAGTGGTTTAATTAAAACCTTAAACTCGCTCGGTGCTGAAATTTCACTTCAAAGAAGGGGTACGACATTTGAAAGAATCCTTCAGACTGCGGAAGATGATATCGCCATAAAAATTGCTTGGAAAGGGTTTGTGAATTTATCATTTGATTCATTGCTTTTCATCGCAAAAGATATATCCGAGAAAATTGAAAAGATCCCAAATATAGCCGATATAAAGATTATCCCTGGTCCAGGCAATCCGCAGGTGAAAATACTTGTTGATAAATCTATTATTGAGAAATATGGCATAAGTAGTTCAGAGGTTGTTTCTGAAGTGACAAGCTACTTGAGGGGCAAGGTTGCTACTTACATTAGTAGGTTTAACGAGCGAATACCAATTCGTATTATCTCTGATAAATCAGGGGATGAAAACGCCTTATTTTCACTTTTAAATTATAGTTTGAGGGCTAACAATTTGAAGATTTCGCCATCAGTTCCTGTTCAATCCATTGTAAAAATAGAAAAGAAGCAGGGATTAAGTGAGATTTATCATGAAAATGGGACGAGAGTAGCTCTTGTATCTGCAAATTCAAAAGGTGGAAATATCTTTGCGGTAAATAAACAAATAAGCGATATGCTCAAAGATATTGAGTTAAAATACCCTGGCGTTTCAATTAAAACTGGTGGAAAGATTGAGGAAATTTACGAGTCATATAGAAATCTTTTGATCATAATTTTGCTTTCAATTTTTATAGTTTATATGATACTTGCTTCTGAATATGAATCGGTTGTTTATCCATTTGTCATTTTGTTGACAAGCCCGCTTGCCCTTGTTGGAGCTTTCATAGCGATGTATCTTGCGGGGCAAAGTTATAATGTGATGTCAATAGTTGGACTTGTCATAATGCTCGGTGCAATAGATAACGATGCTGTGATTGCTGTTGACCTTATAATATCAAACCGAAGAAATGGCATGTCGCTTGAGGATTCAATAATTGATGGTATGAAGAAAAGGTTTAGACCGATCGTGATGACAACGATTACAACTATACTTGGCATTATTCCACTTCTCGTTGGCTTTGGGAAAGGGCTTGAGCTTGCGGTTGCGATAAGTTATCCTGTAATCGGAGGTTTAATTGCATCAACTGTTTTCACGCTTTTTATAATTCCTGTCGTTTATACCTATTTTGATAGGTTTTCTCTAAAGGGAAGATAA
- a CDS encoding cysteinyl-tRNA synthetase produces the protein MALKVYNSLTRRKEEFKPEVDGFVRMYVCGPTVYAHSHLGHAKSYVSFDVIVRYLRYLGYKVRYVQNITDVGHLTDNADQGEDKIIAQARKERLEPMELVEIYMRSYFEDMDKLGNLRPDISPRATGHIPEQIELIEILLDKGYAYEVNGSVYFDVLKFPEYGKLSGKKIEDLIAGARVEVRGEKKNPFDFALWKRAEPGHIMKWKSPWGVGYPGWHIECSAMSMKYLGETFDIHGGGIENQFPHHESEIAQSEAATGKPFVRYWLHNNMVTVNGVKMSKSLGNVVTLKDAFKKYHPLVIRFFILSSHYRSPVDYSDEALESARKGLEKLHNTVKLLRYEISKSQHGKRHEIKLDEYKRRFIEAMDDDFNTPVAISVLFDLSREVNQILNLGETYSAESLKEIDDFYREFGGKILGLIPDEFEGGGLSSGVESQLIELLLKIRAKARADKNWELADWVRSELKNLGIVLEDRKDGTTIWRFVEKIETL, from the coding sequence ATGGCTCTTAAAGTTTATAACTCATTGACAAGAAGGAAAGAGGAATTCAAACCTGAAGTTGATGGCTTTGTTCGTATGTATGTTTGTGGACCAACTGTTTATGCGCATTCACATCTGGGGCATGCGAAAAGCTATGTCTCTTTTGATGTTATAGTTAGATATTTGAGATATCTTGGTTATAAAGTTAGATATGTTCAAAATATAACTGATGTCGGTCATTTAACTGACAATGCAGATCAAGGGGAGGATAAAATTATAGCTCAAGCGAGAAAAGAGCGACTTGAGCCAATGGAGCTTGTTGAAATTTATATGAGAAGTTATTTTGAGGACATGGATAAACTTGGGAATTTAAGACCTGATATTTCACCTCGTGCAACCGGGCATATCCCAGAACAAATTGAACTTATTGAAATTTTGCTTGACAAGGGTTATGCTTATGAAGTAAATGGTTCTGTTTATTTTGATGTTTTGAAATTTCCCGAGTATGGGAAATTATCTGGTAAAAAGATTGAGGATTTGATTGCTGGTGCGAGGGTTGAAGTAAGGGGTGAAAAGAAAAATCCTTTTGATTTTGCTCTCTGGAAAAGAGCAGAACCAGGGCATATAATGAAATGGAAAAGCCCATGGGGTGTTGGTTATCCAGGATGGCATATTGAGTGCTCGGCGATGAGCATGAAATATCTTGGTGAAACATTTGATATTCATGGTGGTGGGATTGAAAATCAATTCCCGCATCATGAATCTGAAATAGCTCAAAGCGAAGCAGCAACTGGGAAACCATTTGTTAGATATTGGCTTCACAATAATATGGTCACAGTGAATGGAGTCAAAATGAGCAAGTCCCTTGGGAATGTCGTGACATTGAAAGATGCGTTTAAAAAGTATCATCCGCTTGTGATAAGATTTTTCATCCTTTCAAGTCATTATAGAAGTCCAGTTGATTACAGCGATGAAGCACTTGAATCAGCAAGAAAAGGACTTGAAAAGCTTCACAATACTGTTAAGTTGTTAAGATATGAAATTTCAAAATCACAACATGGAAAGAGGCACGAGATAAAACTTGATGAATATAAACGAAGATTTATTGAAGCAATGGATGATGACTTTAATACACCAGTTGCGATTTCCGTTTTGTTTGATCTTTCAAGGGAAGTAAATCAAATTCTAAATCTTGGTGAAACTTACTCTGCGGAATCTCTTAAAGAAATAGACGATTTTTATAGAGAATTTGGGGGGAAAATCCTTGGGTTAATACCAGATGAATTTGAAGGTGGGGGACTGAGTTCAGGCGTTGAAAGTCAATTAATTGAACTTCTTCTCAAAATAAGGGCGAAAGCACGTGCGGATAAAAATTGGGAACTTGCTGACTGGGTTAGAAGCGAACTGAAAAACCTCGGAATTGTGCTTGAAGACAGAAAAGATGGGACAACAATATGGCGATTCGTTGAGAAGATAGAGACATTGTGA